GGAGTAAAGCTATCCCGGCAAGGGGAAGGGTCATAAAAACGGTTCGCTTGGTCATTAAACCCAATAGAATGCCAAAACTTAACAAAATCAGCCTGGGCATAGAGATTCCGTCTCTGATTAAAAGGATCAGCAGGTAAATAACGCCGGTAGCCAGCAGATTGGCCAGACTATCCGGATTTACCGAGGTAGTTACCAGATCAAATTGGGGGAGCAGGCCGATAAAAGCCAGAACGGCTGCTATTCTTTCGGACTCATTTCGAAGTAATTCCCTGGCGATAAGATAGCTGAGAAGTAAGGTAACAAGTCCAAAACCCAGGGAAATCCCTCTGACCAGATAAAATTGGGTTTCTAAGCTCTTTTCACGGGCCGGGGAGAGAAGAAAAGAAACTAAAACATAGTAAAAAGGGGGAGTAATTCCGATCTGAGTTCGACTGACAAAGAGAAAAGGGATTTCTGCAAAAGAACCCGGCAGTGGGTCCGGACGGGGAATTTGAACATGTTCCCAGTAGCGATGGCGGTCCATAGACTTAATAATAGCCTGCTGAACCGAAAGGTTAGGTTGGATCTTCAGTGAAAAGGTTTTCTGATCCAGGAGGATTTTCAGGTATTCAAAATGGGTCGGCTCATCGGGATTCTGCCAGGGAGGTAGGATGACCCCATGAGCTATCCACGTTAAGAGAATCACACTAACCAGAGAAATATAAAGTACTTTCATGGATCTCGGCCATCATCTATTAATTTTTCAAGATAAACTCCGTTCATCCAAATATTTCGATCTTCGCCGGTTTGAGGGGAACCTCCATCATTATCAAACTCAAAAAAAATGCTAAATTTTTCCTTGCTTTCGACGTTTAATCTATAAATCTTATAATTTTCTTCCAGGTAAAGGGTTTCAATAAGTTTTTCATTATTGTAAACCTTTAATCTTGCAAATACCCCCTCCGCCGGAGAGCCTCTGGCCGAGATATTTAACAGGTACTTTCCCTTATCAAAAGGGAGGGTTTTGAATTTAACATTCCATAACATAACGATCTGGTTATGGGTCTGGGAATCAAATTTTCCTTGTATAGGTAATAAGCTTATTAACGATACAGGATAGATATTTTTTATATTTTTCCCGGCCAGGTCTTCTCTCAGGGGAGGTGGGAGTATTTCCCTGGCCTGTGTGTAAAAGTACTCTGCCGCGGTAAGGTCTCCAGAGGTTTTCCAGATTTTTCCAAGCTGAAAATAGACCTCTGCAAAGTCCGACTTCAAGGTCAGGCTCTTTTCAAAAGCAGCTACTGCCGCCTCCCATTCCCCGGTATAGGTATAGGCCATTCCCAGAAGGTAATACTCGTAGGGATCTTTGGGTTTAAGGTTCAGAAGTTGTCGGGTAATTCTAATGGTCTCGGGCCAGTTTTCTGTTCGTATAAAAAAGTTTCTAATTTGTTCATTGGCTGCCGGATCCTCAGGATGGGTTATTAGCCAGGAAGTATAGAAGTGTCCTGCCAGTTCCTGGAGATAAACCTGTTCGTATAGACGGCCTGTTTGCAAGTAATCTTGAGGATCGATTCCAAAAAATTGGAAAAGAAAATCCGGACGGTACCAGCCAGCCTTTGCAAAATCTCGGTAGGCCAGCTCTGAACCCTGGGTGAGTTGGAGGAAAAGTCCTTTCTGATAGTAATATCCAAAAAGAAGGATATCGGTGGCTTTTTCAAGGAAAGAAGATTGAGAGGCATGGCGAAGAAAGGGAGGGGTGTAGAAGGGAGCGTTGGCTACAAGGACCAGATAAAAAAGTAAGGGGAGAGACCCGAGAATCGGGACGCGGAAGGTGCGGGGGATGGGGGGACACGGGGACGCGGGGATGAGGGGATTATTCCTTTCTCCCTGCTTTTCCGTATCTCCTTGCATTTCTATCTTTCCCTGTCCTCCTTCTCCTGGCTTTCCAAGGATATCTTTTTTATTAACCTGACCCCCTTCCCGATGCAGGAAGGGGGAATTTGGGGGTTACCTATGTCCCCCCTCTCCTCTTCCCTCACAGGGAAAGGGAGTCGAAGGGATCCGCGCCAGGATAAGCTGAAAAACCCTGTCAGGGGCGAACAGTGGATAGCCCCCGACATAAGTCGGGAGATTCAGAATTTTTTTCAAGCTCCGAAGGAAGCCCCCCTTCCCCCGCATGGGGGAGGAATTAAGGAGTGGCCTGTTAAACAGGTTGCCCCGCTGGGGCTAACCTTGAAAGCCATCCCCGTATCTCCGTGTCTCCGCGTCCCCCCGCGTCCCCCCCCCATCCCCGCGTCTCCGTGTCCCTCACCTGGCTCCCTTTCCCAATAATACGACCGGAATAGTCTTCAGTAAGATTTTCCAATCCAGCTTTAAAGACCAATTATCGATATATTGGAGATCGAGCCTCATCCATTCCTCAAAGCTATCAATTTCGTTACGCCCCCGAATTTGCCAGAAGCAGGTCAGACCCGGCTTCATGCTGAGTCGTCGCCGCTGCCACCTCTCATATTTTTCTACCTCAGATGGAATGGGAGGCCTTGGACCTACCAGGCTCATATCTCCTTTCAGGACGTTCCATAACTGGGGTAATTCATCGATACTGGTCTTTCGGAGGAACTTTCCAAGTTTGGTGACCCGCGGATCGTTGGTTATTTTAAAAACAGGGCCTTGCATTTCGTTGAGATGGAGTAAATCTTCTCGTCGCTGTTCGGCATCTTGAACCATAGAGCGAAACTTAAGAAAGGTAAAACGTCTTCCATTTAGTCCACAACGTTCCTGCTTAAAGAGGACAGGACCTGGGGAAGTCAGTTTAATAGCCAAAGCCACGATCAGAAACAAAGGTGAGAGCAGAACCAGGGCTACGAAAGAGACCACAATATCTATAATCCGTTTGATCACCAGGTGAGAGGTTTTGTAAGGAGTCGTTGTAAAGGTCAGGAGCGGGACCCCATGAATCTCGTTCAGTCGGGTTTTGGCGATGATCATGTTGAAAAAATCGGCAACCAGATGGGTACGGATGCCGAATTCCTCACAGACTTTTAGAGCTTCTTCGATGCTTGCTAAGTCTTCTTTGGGCAAGGTGAAGATGACTTCATCGACTACTTCCCGATCTAAAAGGAAAGGAATATCCTTCAGGGTTCCTATAACTTTTTTCCCCTTGATCTCTTTACCTATCGAATCCGGATCTTTGCCGATGAATCCCATGACCCGGAATCCCCATTCAGGGTGTTCCATCATCAGAGTGGCCAGATCCTGAGCTTTCTCTCCGGTCCCTACCAGGAGAACATTTCTAAAATTAAATCCTTTTCTGTAAAAATGGTCGGAGCTTATTTTAAAGAGGATGCGTGCAGAGGTTAGCAGAAGGAAATTAAAAATTCCGAATAACAAAACTAAAGGCCGGCTGTAGTAATCGGCTTTAGTGAAAAATATAATCGTACCTAAAATCAGGGTGCCCAGGAAACTGGATTTAAAAATTTTCCATGCGAGATTCGAAAGTTTTATGGTTAATTGAGAGTGATAGACTCCCTGCCGGAAAAGAACAAACAACCAGAGAGGGATGGCTAAATAGACCAACCAGAAATAGGGTTCAAAGGAAGCAATTTCCCCGACCTCGTGATAATAGGTAAAGAGAAAGGAATTCCGAACATGACCGGCAAGGATAAAAGAAATTACGATAAGGAGGATATCAACAGCTACCAAAGTCGATCCGATTAAAACAGCTCTTTCTTTTAACATAGGGTCGATATGACAAAGAATCCGTTAAATATCAGATTTCTGTTTTAAACACAGAGAAGAAGGTTTTTTATTCTGACCAGCCGTTTTCGGGTGTATATCCGAGATTTACGTAATAAGGGATGAAATCACAAAATAGATAGAATTGTCAAGACAAAAGATAAATTTAATTTATACTTTATTACGTTTTCCCAATTTCTCCCGAAGGAGCATCCAAACAAATAGGCTATTTGTGACGAGGTAACGCTTCCACATTCGCTGGGGTTCTTGAACGATACGATAGAACCACTCCAATCCCATCTTTTGCATCCAGTTCGGCGCCCTTTTGGTTTTCCCGGCCATGATGTCAAAGGCGCCTCCGACTCCCATCGCAAAGCCAACGCCGAGTTGCTTTTGCCAGCGTGCGATAAACTGCTCTTTTTTAGGTGAGGTAATTGCTACAAAGAGCATGCGGGCTCCGGATTCACGGATCTTACGTACTACTTCTTCTTCATTATCCCAGAAATACCCATGGTGATAGCCTGCGATAATCAGGCGAGGATAGATCTTTTGTGCCCTTTCAACCGCACGTATAACCACCTCCGATTCAGCTCCCAGAAAAAAGACCGGATCTTCGCGTTCCTCTGCCAGGGCGAGTAAGCGATAAAACAGATCGATCCCGGCAACCCGTTCAGGCACATCGAGACCTAATAACCAGGCTCCCCATACCACTCCCATTCCATCGATATTGATAATATCACAACGCAAAACGGCATTGCGTAGAGCCGGATCCCTTTGGATATTTACCATTTTTGCCACATTTACCACCGCATGCTGGGTAAAAAGTCCGGCGTCCAGACGCCTGGCAATTTCCTCCACCGTCTCCTTCATGGTCCAGGGGTGCATGGGCACCCCCATCATCTGAATGGGGGGTCGCATACATTAATTTTACCTAAGTTGGGATACCAATGAAGCTAAACTTAAGAACATCCAGGCATTGGACCAACGCATATAAGGAATTCGGTTGGTCCCCCACTTTTTCATTTGATAGTAAAAATAACCTTCCTTTGCCTGCATATGCTGAATTGCCCATAAGGCAACCTGCATGGCCAGATCCATATCTCCAAAATGGATAAGGGTCAGGATAGATTGGGCAATAGCCGTAGAGTCAATGGGATAAGTTTTGGTTGAGTAATACCTCGGAATACCTTCACTTGTAAAAAACGTCTTACGGTAATACCGATATCCTCTTTGTAAAGCTTCCTCGTACCCGCTAGCTCCGGTGGAAAGAATAAATTCTTGTAAGCTATCGAGAACATACCCGGTATGGTAGTTATCTATCCAGGTGCGGGTATCTCCTTTGGCATAAGACCAGGATCCATCCGGTTTTTGATTTCTTACAACATACTTTACCGTCTGTGTCGCTGCTTCTTTCAAATCCGGTTCACCTGTGACGGAATATACCTGCGCCAGAAGTCGGGCCCCCTTCATCGTTGCATTGTAAACCCGCTGCCTGTCTAAGGGGGAGTAAGAAAAACAGAAAGAGTCATCTTCGTAAGTTCGATTGAGATCGTATAAAACGAAATCACAGGCACTTCGACAAAGTTGTAAAGGTACCCGGTCAGGGATAGTTTTTACCTCTGCCTGCGCATGCTTATATAAAGAAAACAGAGCCTGGGTGATAATACCGGTTACCACAATATTTGGAATAAATGCCGGAACCCTTGCATATCGTGCTTCCCAATCAAAGCTGTATCCCCAACAAGTACCGCTATATCCCTTGGATTGGAGCCTTTCTAACTCGTTGATACAAAATTGAATCTCTTTTAAATACCATTCTTTTTTTTCAGGAAAGACCGAAAGTAAATACCCATAGGCTTGCAGGCATAAACCTAACGTGGTAGGCTCATAACTCTTTTTAATTCCCAGTAAAGGTCTCACATTGATTGGAAACCGCTTTAAGAGCTGCTGGGTCCCAAGTCTTATCACTTTACGGTTCTTCAAAATGGGCAATCGGAAGATAGGTGAGGTTAAGGCATCGTAGGGATCATAACCCTTATACCTCTCCTGCAGAATATAGTGTTCTAATTTTAATAAAGCCTCAAGAAGTCTACGTCTCTCGGTCTGCACTTTAAATTTCACAAGGAATACCCCTTTGCAAGGATTCTACAATCTTGAACGTGGTTAAGGTGGTAGAGTAAATCGATTCAAATGAAAATTGAGGCACTTGTTCGCCTAAAATAACCTTCACAAAATGTTCGATCTCCTGTTTGTGACCCTTGGTACCGTCATACTTTACTTTTTTCTTTTTGCCTTTATGATAAAAGAAAACTTCCTTGAAGTTATCCAGGATGGCTGTTTTACCACTTGAATAGACTTCACAGTACTCCTTTTCTACCGAACGATCTCCGTTAGCTAAATACAAAAGATTTCCAACCGAACCATCAGAGAATTTAAGACTCACGGTTATATTATCGTGATTTTCTACCTGCGAATTCTGAGAGCCTATGGATTCTGCGTAGACCCGGACCGGCTTGGCTTCAAGGAGAAACATCATACAGTCTATAAAATGACACCCCTCCCCGATGATTCTTCCTCCTTGTGCAGGATCCTGGATCCAGCTTGTTTTAGGAATAAACCCGGCATGAACGCGATAGGTTATCACAAAGGGTTCTGGAGTATCCTTGAAAAAATCTTTTATTTCTTTGAACGGTTGACTAAATCTTCGGTTAAAACCGACCATGAGATGTGAACCCTGGAGAGCAGATTGGGTTTCGTACAGATCTTTTATTTCTTTTAATTGAGTTTCAGAGATGGCTAGAGGTTTTTCTACGAAAACATGTTTACCTTTCTTGAGAGCCTCCATTACATAGTGAGCGTGGGAATCATGTCGGGTAGCTATAAAAATAGTATTGATCTCCGGGTCATTAATGATCTCCTCGGCCTGGGTTGTACAGTACTCAAATCGAAACTTCTTACCTACCGATCGGGCATTGATCGGTTTTGAGGTTGCAACGCCTTTGAGTCGGACCCCTAACTTTTGCAAGGGGGGTATCAAATAAGATTGTGCAAAATTTCCTGCACCGATAAAACCTGCCACCAACCGAGGGGGATAAAAATCAGCCTTTGCCTTTTGGAATAATTCGATCTTTTTTATGTCCGGCTTCTTAATTTTTTCGCTACCGGGATATTCGATCAGAATCCCCAGGTGCTTCTCTTTAACCTTTCCGGTCAGGATATCATAGGCCTGAAGGGCCTCTTGAAGGGGAAACTTATGGGTGATTAAGGATTGCACATCGAGCTTTTTTTGGGAGATTAAGTCCAGAACCGCTTCCATA
The sequence above is a segment of the Candidatus Limnocylindrales bacterium genome. Coding sequences within it:
- a CDS encoding tetratricopeptide repeat protein: MQGDTEKQGERNNPLIPASPCPPIPRTFRVPILGSLPLLFYLVLVANAPFYTPPFLRHASQSSFLEKATDILLFGYYYQKGLFLQLTQGSELAYRDFAKAGWYRPDFLFQFFGIDPQDYLQTGRLYEQVYLQELAGHFYTSWLITHPEDPAANEQIRNFFIRTENWPETIRITRQLLNLKPKDPYEYYLLGMAYTYTGEWEAAVAAFEKSLTLKSDFAEVYFQLGKIWKTSGDLTAAEYFYTQAREILPPPLREDLAGKNIKNIYPVSLISLLPIQGKFDSQTHNQIVMLWNVKFKTLPFDKGKYLLNISARGSPAEGVFARLKVYNNEKLIETLYLEENYKIYRLNVESKEKFSIFFEFDNDGGSPQTGEDRNIWMNGVYLEKLIDDGRDP
- a CDS encoding undecaprenyl-phosphate glucose phosphotransferase, producing MLKERAVLIGSTLVAVDILLIVISFILAGHVRNSFLFTYYHEVGEIASFEPYFWLVYLAIPLWLFVLFRQGVYHSQLTIKLSNLAWKIFKSSFLGTLILGTIIFFTKADYYSRPLVLLFGIFNFLLLTSARILFKISSDHFYRKGFNFRNVLLVGTGEKAQDLATLMMEHPEWGFRVMGFIGKDPDSIGKEIKGKKVIGTLKDIPFLLDREVVDEVIFTLPKEDLASIEEALKVCEEFGIRTHLVADFFNMIIAKTRLNEIHGVPLLTFTTTPYKTSHLVIKRIIDIVVSFVALVLLSPLFLIVALAIKLTSPGPVLFKQERCGLNGRRFTFLKFRSMVQDAEQRREDLLHLNEMQGPVFKITNDPRVTKLGKFLRKTSIDELPQLWNVLKGDMSLVGPRPPIPSEVEKYERWQRRRLSMKPGLTCFWQIRGRNEIDSFEEWMRLDLQYIDNWSLKLDWKILLKTIPVVLLGKGAR
- a CDS encoding WecB/TagA/CpsF family glycosyltransferase — encoded protein: MRPPIQMMGVPMHPWTMKETVEEIARRLDAGLFTQHAVVNVAKMVNIQRDPALRNAVLRCDIINIDGMGVVWGAWLLGLDVPERVAGIDLFYRLLALAEEREDPVFFLGAESEVVIRAVERAQKIYPRLIIAGYHHGYFWDNEEEVVRKIRESGARMLFVAITSPKKEQFIARWQKQLGVGFAMGVGGAFDIMAGKTKRAPNWMQKMGLEWFYRIVQEPQRMWKRYLVTNSLFVWMLLREKLGKRNKV
- a CDS encoding bi-domain-containing oxidoreductase; this encodes MLQIIQYQKTGEMFIEEVPAPRLKDGGVLVQNVFSLISSGTERTSVETAQASLIGKARSRPDLVRQVIDNVKREGLLATYEKVQNRLDNYKELGYSSAGVVMESSVTAFKPGDRVACAGYAYHAEFVFVPKNLVVKIPAEVSFEEAAFTTLGAIALQGVRQADVRLGEQVAVIGLGLIGLITVQLLKANGCRVIGLDISEDNFELAKKLGCEACTPGTPDAEKVVEAFTKGYGTDAVIITAATKSNEPLELALQFARKKSKVVVVGAVGMDVPRSPFYEKELELRISCSSGPGRYDPEYEEKGNDYPIGYVRWTENRNMEAVLDLISQKKLDVQSLITHKFPLQEALQAYDILTGKVKEKHLGILIEYPGSEKIKKPDIKKIELFQKAKADFYPPRLVAGFIGAGNFAQSYLIPPLQKLGVRLKGVATSKPINARSVGKKFRFEYCTTQAEEIINDPEINTIFIATRHDSHAHYVMEALKKGKHVFVEKPLAISETQLKEIKDLYETQSALQGSHLMVGFNRRFSQPFKEIKDFFKDTPEPFVITYRVHAGFIPKTSWIQDPAQGGRIIGEGCHFIDCMMFLLEAKPVRVYAESIGSQNSQVENHDNITVSLKFSDGSVGNLLYLANGDRSVEKEYCEVYSSGKTAILDNFKEVFFYHKGKKKKVKYDGTKGHKQEIEHFVKVILGEQVPQFSFESIYSTTLTTFKIVESLQRGIPCEI